A stretch of Clostridium sp. BJN0001 DNA encodes these proteins:
- the dnaN gene encoding DNA polymerase III subunit beta: MIFTCNKQEILEGISIVQKAITGKSTLPILEGINIITTENGLKLTGSDLDMSIETLVNANIIESGKIVIDAKLFGDIIRKMPNSTIKMETKSENIVTITCEKSVFDLVYKDSSEFPKLPNIVENLKISVKQNMLKNMIKGTSFAVASDETRPILQGILFEIKENRINLVALDGYRLAVKSEYLDSDNDIEVVIPGKTLNEVGKILEESDENLEITFTNNHILFNIKETKVISRLLEGKFINYRSLLPQEYKLSIVTKTLELQNAIERASLVAKEGNTNLIKINVDKDTLIISSNSQLGKVREEITINLQGEEIEIAFNSKYLLDILKNIETNNVVLKMTSEVSPCVIEEENNENDKYLVLPVRLVR; the protein is encoded by the coding sequence ATGATTTTTACATGTAATAAACAAGAAATATTAGAAGGAATCTCAATAGTACAAAAAGCTATAACAGGAAAATCAACATTACCTATTCTTGAAGGAATAAATATTATAACTACAGAAAATGGATTAAAACTTACAGGATCAGATTTAGATATGAGTATAGAAACTTTAGTAAATGCAAATATAATTGAATCTGGAAAAATAGTAATTGATGCAAAACTATTTGGCGATATAATAAGAAAAATGCCTAATTCAACTATAAAAATGGAAACTAAAAGTGAAAATATAGTAACTATAACATGTGAAAAATCAGTATTTGATTTAGTATACAAAGATTCAAGTGAATTTCCTAAACTTCCTAATATAGTGGAAAATTTAAAAATATCAGTAAAACAAAATATGCTTAAAAACATGATAAAAGGTACATCTTTTGCTGTTGCTTCTGATGAAACAAGACCAATACTTCAAGGAATTTTATTTGAAATAAAAGAAAATAGAATTAACTTAGTTGCTCTTGATGGATATAGACTTGCAGTAAAAAGTGAATATTTAGATAGCGATAATGATATTGAAGTAGTTATACCTGGTAAAACTTTAAATGAAGTTGGAAAAATTCTTGAAGAATCTGATGAAAATCTTGAAATTACATTTACAAATAACCATATACTTTTCAATATAAAAGAAACTAAAGTTATATCAAGACTTTTAGAAGGAAAATTTATAAATTATAGATCACTTCTTCCTCAGGAATATAAATTATCAATAGTCACAAAAACACTTGAACTTCAAAATGCAATAGAAAGAGCATCTTTAGTTGCTAAAGAAGGAAATACAAATTTAATTAAAATAAATGTGGATAAAGATACTTTAATAATAAGTTCTAATTCTCAATTGGGAAAAGTAAGAGAAGAAATTACTATAAATTTGCAAGGAGAAGAAATAGAAATTGCATTTAATTCAAAATATCTTCTTGATATATTAAAAAATATTGAAACTAATAATGTTGTTTTAAAAATGACATCAGAAGTAAGTCCTTGTGTAATTGAAGAAGAAAATAATGAAAATGATAAATATCTTGTACTTCCAGTTAGATTAGTTAGATAG
- a CDS encoding RNA-binding S4 domain-containing protein, whose amino-acid sequence MNKVKIDTETIKLDSFLKWCAAASSGAEAKIYIKNGMVKVNNEICTMRGKKLIAGDVVSLDNEEYEVVCLLK is encoded by the coding sequence ATGAATAAAGTCAAAATTGATACAGAAACAATTAAATTAGATTCTTTTTTAAAATGGTGTGCTGCTGCATCATCTGGAGCAGAAGCAAAAATATATATAAAAAATGGAATGGTAAAAGTAAATAATGAAATATGTACAATGAGAGGAAAAAAACTTATAGCAGGAGACGTTGTTTCACTTGATAATGAGGAATACGAAGTAGTATGTCTTCTGAAATAA
- the recF gene encoding DNA replication/repair protein RecF codes for MYIKNIMLLNYRNYQKLQLEFSRNVNVFIGDNAQGKTNILEAVYFCAFAKSHRTSRDRELIKWNEEKAYISLLTGNNRYDKKIDISILKNGKKAIQINSIKIKKIGELFGTFNIVMFSPEDLKIIKESPGLRRRLMDMEISQINKKYYLNLVSYNKVLNERNIVLKNKSSNRDLINIYDEQLIEYADYIVKERLKYIEKVNFYGKYIHNEITCGKENIEFKYISNVNYLKDYKNNLKKKLNDNIMSDRERGSTSVGPHRDDFVSMVNNIDLKSYGSQGQQRTAILTMKFSSLKIINEIKGEYPVLLLDDVLSELDCNRQRYILNSIEGIQTVITCTGIENIKQHLNSNAKVFNIKNGLVAN; via the coding sequence ATGTATATAAAAAATATTATGCTTTTAAATTATAGAAATTACCAAAAATTACAATTAGAATTTAGTAGAAATGTTAATGTTTTTATAGGAGATAATGCTCAAGGAAAGACAAATATTTTAGAGGCAGTATATTTTTGCGCTTTTGCAAAATCACATAGAACTTCTAGAGACAGAGAACTTATAAAATGGAATGAAGAAAAAGCATATATAAGTCTTCTTACTGGAAATAATAGATATGATAAAAAAATAGATATATCTATTTTAAAAAACGGAAAAAAAGCAATCCAAATTAATTCAATAAAAATTAAAAAAATTGGTGAGCTTTTTGGAACTTTTAACATAGTGATGTTTTCTCCTGAGGATCTTAAAATTATTAAAGAGTCTCCAGGACTCAGAAGAAGATTGATGGATATGGAGATTTCTCAAATAAATAAAAAATATTATCTTAATCTTGTTTCTTACAATAAAGTGCTAAATGAAAGAAATATTGTATTAAAAAATAAATCATCTAATAGAGACTTAATAAACATTTATGATGAACAATTAATTGAATATGCTGATTATATTGTAAAAGAAAGGTTAAAATATATAGAGAAAGTTAATTTTTATGGGAAATATATACATAACGAGATTACATGTGGAAAAGAAAACATTGAGTTTAAATATATAAGTAATGTTAACTATTTAAAAGATTACAAAAATAATCTAAAGAAAAAACTTAATGATAACATTATGAGTGATAGAGAAAGGGGTTCAACATCTGTAGGACCTCATAGAGATGATTTTGTAAGCATGGTTAATAATATAGATTTAAAATCATATGGTTCTCAAGGACAGCAAAGAACGGCTATTTTAACGATGAAATTTTCATCACTAAAAATTATAAATGAAATAAAAGGGGAGTATCCAGTTTTGCTTTTAGATGATGTTTTATCTGAACTTGATTGTAACAGGCAGAGATATATATTAAATTCAATTGAAGGCATTCAAACTGTTATAACATGTACAGGAATTGAGAATATAAAACAGCATTTAAATAGTAATGCAAAAGTTTTTAATATAAAAAATGGTTTGGTTGCAAATTAA
- a CDS encoding extracellular matrix/biofilm biosynthesis regulator RemA family protein — MFLHLGENVVVSVKDIIGIFDLESSMYSSDTIQFLRMAEEDGFVEKVSEEKPKSFVVTEINKKSRIYFSPISSVTLIKRSMINYKNLNE; from the coding sequence ATGTTTTTACATCTTGGTGAAAATGTTGTAGTTTCCGTTAAAGACATAATAGGGATATTTGACCTTGAAAGTTCAATGTATAGTTCAGATACTATTCAGTTTTTAAGAATGGCGGAAGAAGATGGATTTGTTGAAAAGGTTAGTGAAGAAAAACCTAAATCTTTTGTTGTTACTGAGATAAATAAAAAGAGTAGGATTTATTTTTCTCCAATTTCGTCAGTAACATTAATAAAGAGAAGCATGATAAATTATAAAAATCTTAATGAATAA
- the gyrB gene encoding DNA topoisomerase (ATP-hydrolyzing) subunit B, which translates to MEDNKQNYGAAQIQVLEGLEAVRKRPGMYIGSTSSKGLHHLVYEIVDNSIDEALAGYCDKIEVCINTDNSVTVSDDGRGMPVDIHKKMNKSAVEVIMTILHAGGKFGGGGYKVSGGLHGVGASVVNALSEKCSVTVKRDGHIWKQEYERGKAVTELQIVGDSDETGTMTYFKPDHEIFEELDFDFDTLAQRLRERAFLNKGIKIKLVDKRDEKEEFYHYEGGIKSFVSYLNRNKTSLFQEPIYIEGIKDKVSVEVALQYNDSYAENIFSFANNIDTVEGGTHLVGFKTALTRVFNDYAKKYGFIKDSDKNFSGEDIREGLTAVISIKIEEPQFEGQTKTKLGNSEVRGIVDSIVGEGVRTFLEENPAVGKIVIDKAMMAARARSAARKARELTRKSVLERSSLPGKLADCSSKDPRECEIYIVEGDSAGGSAKQGRDRKFQAILPLRGKIMNVEKQRLDKMLNSDTIRSMITAFGAGIGKEFDIEKIRYNRIIIMTDADVDGAHIRTLLLTFFFRYMRQLIDDGHVYIAQPPLYKVSKGKNEAYAYTDEELDAELENFGGKDSSVDIQRYKGLGEMNPEQLWDTTMDPEKRILLKVSIEDAIQADEIFTILMGEKVEPRREFIEKNAKYVINLDI; encoded by the coding sequence TTGGAAGATAATAAACAAAATTATGGTGCAGCTCAGATACAAGTACTTGAGGGATTAGAAGCTGTAAGAAAAAGACCAGGAATGTATATAGGAAGTACGAGTTCAAAAGGTCTTCACCATTTAGTTTATGAAATAGTTGATAATAGTATTGATGAAGCATTAGCTGGATATTGCGATAAGATAGAGGTATGCATAAATACTGATAATTCAGTAACCGTATCTGATGATGGAAGAGGTATGCCCGTTGATATTCATAAAAAAATGAATAAATCAGCAGTTGAAGTAATAATGACTATACTTCATGCCGGTGGAAAATTTGGAGGCGGAGGATATAAAGTATCTGGAGGTCTTCATGGTGTTGGAGCATCTGTTGTTAATGCGCTTTCTGAGAAATGTTCTGTTACAGTAAAAAGAGACGGACATATATGGAAACAGGAATATGAACGTGGTAAAGCAGTTACTGAACTTCAAATAGTAGGAGATAGTGATGAAACTGGTACAATGACATATTTCAAACCAGATCATGAAATTTTTGAAGAACTTGATTTTGATTTTGATACATTAGCACAAAGACTTCGTGAAAGAGCTTTTTTAAACAAAGGAATAAAAATTAAACTTGTTGATAAAAGAGATGAAAAAGAAGAATTTTATCATTATGAAGGTGGAATAAAATCATTTGTAAGTTATTTAAATAGAAATAAAACATCATTATTCCAAGAACCAATCTACATTGAAGGAATAAAAGATAAAGTTTCTGTAGAAGTTGCACTTCAATATAATGACAGCTATGCTGAAAATATTTTTTCTTTTGCTAATAATATAGATACTGTTGAAGGTGGAACTCATTTAGTTGGATTTAAAACAGCACTTACACGTGTATTTAATGATTATGCTAAAAAATATGGTTTTATAAAAGATAGCGATAAGAACTTTTCTGGAGAAGATATAAGAGAAGGACTTACTGCTGTTATATCTATAAAGATAGAGGAACCACAGTTTGAAGGTCAGACAAAAACAAAACTAGGAAATAGTGAAGTAAGAGGAATTGTAGATTCAATAGTAGGAGAAGGAGTTCGTACATTCCTTGAAGAAAATCCAGCTGTAGGTAAAATTGTTATAGATAAAGCTATGATGGCTGCAAGAGCTAGATCAGCAGCAAGAAAAGCAAGAGAACTTACTAGAAAATCTGTTCTTGAAAGATCATCATTGCCCGGGAAATTAGCAGATTGTTCTTCAAAAGATCCGAGAGAATGTGAAATCTATATAGTCGAAGGAGATTCTGCCGGAGGCTCTGCAAAACAAGGAAGAGATAGAAAATTCCAAGCTATTCTTCCACTTAGAGGAAAGATAATGAATGTTGAGAAACAGAGATTAGACAAAATGCTAAACTCTGATACTATACGTTCTATGATTACAGCTTTTGGTGCTGGCATAGGAAAAGAATTTGATATAGAAAAGATAAGATATAACAGAATAATAATAATGACAGATGCAGATGTTGATGGAGCTCATATAAGAACATTATTACTAACATTTTTCTTTAGATATATGAGACAACTTATTGATGATGGCCATGTATATATAGCTCAGCCTCCTTTATATAAAGTTTCAAAAGGAAAAAATGAAGCTTATGCATATACAGATGAGGAATTAGACGCTGAACTTGAAAACTTTGGAGGAAAAGATAGTTCTGTAGATATTCAAAGATACAAAGGTCTTGGAGAAATGAATCCAGAACAGCTTTGGGATACAACAATGGATCCAGAGAAGAGAATCCTTTTAAAAGTAAGCATTGAAGATGCAATACAGGCTGATGAGATTTTTACAATACTAATGGGAGAAAAAGTTGAACCTAGAAGAGAATTTATAGAGAAAAATGCAAAATATGTAATTAATTTGGATATTTAG
- the gyrA gene encoding DNA gyrase subunit A: MEFNEGKVIPVEINHEMKKCYIDYAMSVVVGRALPDVRDGLKPVHRRILYSMQGLGITPDKGYRKCARIVGEVLGKYHPHGDSSVYDALVRLAQDFSMRYMLVDGHGNFGSIDGDGAAAMRYTEAKMNKLAVEMLRDINKNTVDFMPNFDGEETEPVVLPSRFPNILVNGSSGIAVGMATNIPPHNLGEVIDGAIMLIDNPEATVLDLMTKIQGPDFPTGAIIMGKAGIRAAYETGRGKIVVRAKTDIEEEKGRNRIIVTEIPYQVNKAKLIENIADLVKDKKITGISDLRDESDRDGMRIVIELKKDANPNVVLNLLYKHTKLQDSFGVIMLALVNNQPKILNLKQVLRNYIDFQKEVITRRTKFDLDKAEARAHILEGLKIALDNIDRVISIIRSSKTTEIAKNTLIENFQFSEKQAVSILEMKLRRLTGLEREKIEEELRNLREEIDYLNSILQSDEKLLGVIKDELLEIKSKYSDDRRTAIERVVNEIDIEDLIQEQDVVITLTNSGYIKRIPADTYSAQRRGGKGIQAMSTKENDFVEHVMITSTHSDVLFFTNKGRIYKLRAYQIPEAGRQAKGTNLINLIAIDQDEKIQTVLTVTDNKKDGYLFMGTKNGIVKKTLLSEFKHLRKNGLIAINLKDNDELLKVKITHGDADIMMVTQNGFSIRFNEKDIRAMGRTATGVRAIKLKGDDIAVCMDIVSENEDLLVISQNGFGKRTPLTEYKTQNRGGVGLITYKISDKTGKLAGATICKDTDELMLINTSGIAIRINVSDISVTNRSAMGVTLMRTQNDEKVVAITKILSDDSDSNDENIEE, translated from the coding sequence ATGGAATTTAATGAAGGTAAAGTAATACCTGTAGAAATAAATCATGAAATGAAAAAGTGCTATATAGACTATGCAATGAGCGTTGTAGTTGGTCGTGCATTACCAGATGTAAGAGACGGATTAAAACCAGTACATAGAAGAATATTATATTCTATGCAAGGTCTTGGAATTACTCCTGATAAAGGTTACAGAAAATGTGCAAGAATAGTCGGAGAAGTTTTAGGAAAGTATCATCCACATGGTGATAGTTCTGTTTATGATGCTTTAGTAAGGTTAGCACAAGACTTTTCAATGAGATATATGCTTGTTGATGGTCATGGAAACTTTGGCTCAATTGATGGTGATGGAGCTGCGGCAATGAGATATACAGAAGCTAAAATGAATAAGCTTGCTGTAGAAATGCTAAGAGATATAAATAAAAATACTGTTGATTTTATGCCTAATTTTGATGGTGAAGAGACAGAACCAGTTGTTCTTCCATCTAGATTCCCAAATATATTAGTTAATGGATCATCAGGAATTGCAGTAGGAATGGCTACTAATATTCCTCCACATAATTTAGGGGAAGTAATAGACGGCGCTATAATGCTAATTGATAATCCTGAGGCAACTGTATTAGATCTTATGACAAAGATACAGGGACCAGATTTCCCTACTGGAGCAATTATAATGGGAAAAGCAGGAATAAGAGCTGCATATGAAACTGGAAGAGGAAAAATAGTAGTAAGAGCTAAAACTGATATTGAAGAAGAAAAGGGAAGAAACAGGATAATAGTAACTGAAATTCCGTATCAGGTAAACAAAGCAAAATTAATTGAAAATATAGCAGATTTAGTTAAGGATAAAAAGATAACTGGAATATCAGATTTAAGAGATGAATCTGATAGAGACGGTATGAGAATTGTAATAGAATTAAAAAAAGATGCTAATCCTAATGTAGTTCTTAATCTATTATATAAGCATACAAAGCTTCAGGACAGTTTTGGAGTGATTATGCTTGCACTTGTAAATAATCAGCCTAAAATTCTAAATTTAAAACAAGTATTAAGAAATTATATAGATTTCCAAAAAGAAGTTATAACAAGAAGAACTAAATTTGATTTAGATAAAGCTGAGGCAAGAGCACATATACTAGAAGGATTAAAAATAGCACTTGATAATATAGATAGAGTTATAAGTATAATAAGAAGTTCTAAGACAACAGAAATTGCTAAAAATACTTTAATTGAAAATTTTCAGTTTTCAGAAAAACAGGCAGTTTCTATTCTTGAAATGAAACTTAGAAGATTGACAGGATTAGAAAGAGAAAAAATTGAAGAAGAATTAAGAAATCTTAGAGAAGAGATTGATTATTTGAATTCTATTCTTCAAAGCGATGAAAAACTTTTAGGTGTAATAAAAGACGAATTATTAGAAATAAAATCAAAGTATTCAGATGATAGAAGGACTGCTATAGAACGAGTAGTTAATGAGATTGATATAGAAGACTTAATTCAAGAACAAGATGTAGTAATTACATTAACAAATTCTGGATATATAAAAAGAATTCCAGCTGATACCTATTCTGCACAAAGAAGAGGAGGAAAGGGAATACAAGCAATGTCTACAAAAGAAAATGATTTTGTAGAACATGTTATGATTACATCTACACATTCAGATGTACTATTCTTTACTAATAAGGGAAGAATATATAAGTTACGTGCTTATCAGATACCTGAGGCAGGAAGACAGGCTAAGGGAACTAATCTAATTAATTTAATAGCAATAGATCAAGATGAAAAAATACAAACAGTATTAACTGTTACTGATAATAAAAAAGATGGATATCTATTTATGGGAACTAAAAATGGAATAGTAAAGAAAACATTATTATCAGAATTTAAACATCTTAGAAAAAATGGTCTTATAGCTATAAATCTTAAAGATAATGATGAGCTTCTTAAGGTTAAGATCACACATGGTGATGCAGATATAATGATGGTAACACAAAATGGATTTTCAATAAGATTTAATGAAAAAGATATAAGAGCAATGGGAAGAACTGCTACAGGTGTAAGAGCAATTAAGCTAAAAGGTGATGATATAGCTGTATGTATGGACATTGTTTCTGAAAATGAAGATCTTTTAGTTATAAGTCAAAATGGATTTGGTAAAAGAACTCCTTTAACTGAGTATAAGACTCAAAATAGAGGAGGAGTAGGTCTAATAACTTATAAGATAAGTGATAAAACAGGTAAACTTGCAGGAGCAACAATATGTAAGGATACAGATGAACTTATGCTTATAAATACAAGTGGAATAGCTATAAGAATAAATGTATCTGATATATCAGTTACTAATAGATCAGCTATGGGTGTAACTCTTATGAGAACACAAAATGATGAAAAAGTAGTTGCAATAACTAAAATCTTAAGTGATGATAGTGATAGTAATGATGAAAATATAGAAGAATAA